atatgttaaaagaataagtcatacgtctctctagacgatggtcaacataaGTCCAAATCTTTGCCTTtatggcattttcgtaaattcacgcttttaaaataaaataaaaacataaaatttggaaTGGTTGTCACAAATTCTAATGGAAGTGTCCTTATAGTATAGCCCTTGATTTAGgaattaaatgattaaaaaatcATTGCTACTTTGGCAACTGTTGGTCTAAAcagcaaaaaaacaaaatgaaaaaccaaaagctATCAAGACTATTGATTTCCTttcaataaacaaaagaaaaaaagttcaaGGGGACCGTGCATGCAGCTGGACAACATCAAGGAATTTCACACGTGGGTGGGCaagtttttcacccaaaatgcCCCATAGGACTCCACCATTTTGGTTCCTATACTGTCCGACCATTTGCCTTATGTATCTGGTTAGTCCTTATACCTGAGAACTCAATTTGTGGTGTCTATACAGTGGTGAGAACAACATTAAGGACTAGCATTGGAGATGCCCTTGTATATGGTGCATGGGTATTTCACATGAAGTAATGCTTTTCACACACCATTTCTCACCTCATATACACCCTTTTAGTTTTCTAGCTGTTAAATTGAACAATTAAAGTAAATTGACAGTCTAAATTACCAGGAGGTAAAAAATACTGTGCTGAAATCACAACCCATTTCACATTTGGTCACTCAATCAAATtctttagggagttttaacgaaacaattctagtactattcacttttaatgaaaaatcatatttttacattttcttggtactattcactatacatttatttgtcatttttaattaaaactaaagtttttttttttgaacttttctttaattttcctaattttttattCGGCGTGGATTTGTATATGaaccaaatttcaaattatcAAAAAGAGTTTTAGGCTTGAACTTAGCCCATTAGGCCTATTAAGCCCGAAACAGCAGCCCGCTTGTAATTAGGTCCACACAGAAAACCCCTAAGAACATCATATAAATACCCTCACTTATCCGCACACGCCACTTCCtctaggtttagggtttttcaTTCGCCAATTCAGAGAGCATAATCCAAACCCTAGCAATGGCGACTCCCGCAATCGAGTCAGTGCAGTGCTTCGGTCGTAAGAAGACCGCTGTCGCCGTCACGTACTGCAAGCGTGGCCGCGGCCTCATCAAGATCAATGGCTGCCCAATCGAGCTCGTCGAGCCCGAGATCCTCCGCTTCAAGGCCTACGAGCCCATTCTCCTCCTCGGCCGACAGCGCTTCGCCGGAGTCGACATGCGCATCCGCGTCAAGGGCGGTGGTCACACCTCACAGATCTACGCCATCCGCCAGAGCATCGCCAAGGCTCTCGTGGCTTTTTACCAGAAGTATGTCGATGAGCAGAGCAAGAAGGAGATTAAGGACATTCTTGTCCGGTATGACAGAACCCTCCTTGTTGCCGACCCGAGGCGCTGCGAGCCTAAGAAGTTCGGTGGTCGCGGTGCTCGTGCTAGGTTCCAGAAGTCTTACCGTTGATTTGGGCCAAATGGAGGGCGAAAGTTGGACAGGTTTAGCTCCTTCGTTTAAGTTTCTGGTTTCAAGGTCATGGATTTTGTTTCAAGGAGTCGGAAGTTGATgggtattttatattttatcagA
This genomic stretch from Pyrus communis chromosome 2, drPyrComm1.1, whole genome shotgun sequence harbors:
- the LOC137725629 gene encoding small ribosomal subunit protein uS9-like, which gives rise to MATPAIESVQCFGRKKTAVAVTYCKRGRGLIKINGCPIELVEPEILRFKAYEPILLLGRQRFAGVDMRIRVKGGGHTSQIYAIRQSIAKALVAFYQKYVDEQSKKEIKDILVRYDRTLLVADPRRCEPKKFGGRGARARFQKSYR